A window of Proteus columbae contains these coding sequences:
- a CDS encoding 6-phospho-beta-glucosidase — protein MSHKLKVVTIGGGSSYTPELLEGFIKRYHELPITELWLVDVEEGQEKLDIIFELCQRMVKKADIPLTIYKTLNRREALKDADFVTTQLRVGQLKARELDESIPLSHGYLGQETNGAGGLFKGLRTIPVIFDIIKDVEEICPNAWIINFTNPAGMVTEAVYRHTNFKKFIGVCNIPIGMKMFITDVLNLTDKDELSIDLFGLNHMVFIKDVIVNGQSRFPELLDGVASGTLTAGSVKNIFDLPFSEGLIRSLNMLPCSYLLYYFKQKEMLAIEMGEYYKGGARAKVVQKVEKQLFELYKDPDLNIKPKELELRGGAYYSDAACEVINAIYNDKQAEHYVNIPHHGHIDNIPADWSIEVTAILGRDGAKPHPRLTYFDEKVMGLIHTIKAFEIAASKAAISGELNDALLAMNLTPLVLSDKDAEVLTREMLLAHKAHLPNFAKAIAELEKASH, from the coding sequence ATGAGTCATAAATTAAAAGTAGTTACCATTGGTGGTGGAAGCAGTTATACGCCTGAATTATTAGAAGGTTTTATTAAGCGTTATCATGAACTACCAATCACTGAATTATGGTTAGTGGATGTTGAAGAAGGGCAAGAGAAGCTTGATATTATTTTTGAGCTTTGCCAACGCATGGTAAAAAAGGCGGATATTCCTTTAACCATTTATAAAACACTTAATCGCCGTGAAGCATTAAAAGACGCTGATTTTGTCACGACACAATTGCGTGTTGGTCAATTGAAAGCAAGAGAGCTTGATGAATCAATTCCTTTAAGTCATGGTTATTTAGGGCAAGAAACCAATGGTGCTGGTGGGCTATTTAAAGGTTTACGCACTATCCCTGTTATTTTCGATATTATTAAGGATGTTGAAGAGATTTGCCCTAATGCGTGGATCATCAACTTTACGAATCCAGCTGGTATGGTGACAGAAGCCGTTTATCGCCATACCAATTTTAAGAAGTTTATTGGGGTTTGTAATATTCCAATCGGTATGAAGATGTTTATTACAGATGTTCTTAACCTGACGGATAAAGATGAACTCTCCATTGATTTATTTGGCTTAAATCATATGGTGTTTATTAAAGACGTTATTGTAAATGGTCAGTCTCGCTTCCCTGAATTATTAGATGGCGTGGCTTCAGGAACATTAACCGCGGGCTCTGTGAAAAATATTTTTGACCTACCATTTAGTGAAGGCTTGATCCGCTCTCTTAATATGCTGCCGTGCTCTTATTTGCTGTATTACTTCAAGCAAAAAGAGATGTTAGCTATTGAAATGGGTGAATACTATAAAGGCGGTGCTCGCGCTAAAGTAGTACAAAAAGTCGAAAAACAATTGTTTGAATTGTATAAAGATCCTGATTTAAATATCAAACCGAAAGAGTTGGAATTACGTGGTGGTGCTTATTATTCTGATGCAGCCTGTGAAGTGATTAATGCTATTTATAATGATAAACAAGCTGAGCATTATGTGAATATTCCACATCATGGTCATATCGATAATATTCCAGCAGATTGGTCAATTGAAGTGACTGCTATTTTAGGGCGTGATGGCGCTAAACCTCATCCTCGTTTAACATATTTTGATGAAAAAGTGATGGGATTAATTCATACCATCAAAGCCTTTGAAATCGCGGCCAGCAAAGCGGCTATTAGTGGCGAATTAAATGATGCTTTATTAGCGATGAACTTAACACCGTTAGTACTTTCAGATAAAGATGCAGAAGTACTTACGCGTGAAATGTTATTAGCACATAAAGCACATCTACCTAATTTTGCCAAAGCAATTGCTGAGTTAGAAAAAGCCTCTCATTAA
- the chbR gene encoding transcriptional regulator ChbR: MNTVVESLRAQSEIRMVYEDQLFNGKNFHVFIYNKTESVSGLHQHDYYEFTIVLTGRYYQEINGKKILLERGDFVFIPIGSHHQSFYEFGVTRILNVGISKAFFDKHYLSLLPSYFVASQVYELKNEFLSYIESVVGSLNFRHTEFNEFIEIITFNVVNRLRHHRENRTQGDIPLWLKDTVSEMHDKQKFGENALVNMVMLSGKSQEYLTRATRRYYDKTPMQIIHDIRINFAKKQLEITNYSITDIAFDAGYSSPSLFIKTFKKITSLTPNSYRKNLYSIKETN, encoded by the coding sequence ATGAATACCGTGGTGGAGTCATTGAGAGCGCAAAGCGAAATACGCATGGTCTATGAAGATCAGCTATTTAATGGCAAAAACTTTCATGTCTTTATTTATAATAAAACAGAAAGTGTTAGTGGATTGCATCAGCATGACTATTATGAATTCACCATTGTATTAACAGGGCGCTATTATCAAGAGATAAATGGTAAAAAGATTTTACTCGAACGTGGTGATTTTGTTTTTATTCCCATTGGTTCTCATCATCAAAGTTTTTATGAATTTGGTGTAACTCGTATTCTCAATGTGGGTATTAGCAAAGCCTTTTTTGATAAACATTATCTCTCGTTACTGCCTTCTTATTTTGTTGCCTCACAAGTTTATGAATTAAAAAATGAGTTTCTTTCCTATATTGAATCGGTTGTTGGCTCACTGAATTTCCGCCATACCGAATTTAATGAGTTTATTGAAATTATCACCTTTAATGTGGTGAATAGATTACGACACCATCGAGAAAATAGAACACAAGGCGATATTCCCTTATGGCTAAAAGACACTGTAAGCGAGATGCATGACAAACAAAAATTTGGTGAAAATGCATTGGTGAATATGGTGATGTTATCAGGGAAATCACAAGAATATTTAACCCGAGCAACTCGGCGTTATTACGATAAAACACCCATGCAAATTATTCATGATATTCGAATTAATTTTGCGAAAAAACAATTGGAAATTACAAACTATTCGATAACAGATATTGCTTTTGATGCAGGTTACAGCAGCCCAAGTTTATTTATTAAGACATTTAAGAAAATAACTTCGCTGACTCCAAATAGTTATCGAAAAAATTTATACAGCATTAAAGAAACAAACTAA
- the chbA gene encoding PTS N,N'-diacetylchitobiose transporter subunit IIA: MLDIENAVDSSATDDEFEEIIMGLIINSGQARSVAYGALKKAKEGDFDGARKLMEQSREALNEAHKIQTRLIGDDQGVGKTKVSLVLVHAQDHLMTSMLARELVTELIELHEKIK; encoded by the coding sequence ATGTTAGATATTGAAAATGCTGTTGATAGCAGTGCAACCGATGATGAATTTGAAGAGATCATTATGGGGCTTATTATTAACTCAGGCCAAGCTCGTAGTGTGGCTTATGGCGCGTTAAAAAAAGCCAAAGAAGGTGATTTTGATGGCGCTAGAAAATTAATGGAACAATCTCGCGAAGCATTAAATGAAGCACATAAAATACAGACTCGTTTAATTGGTGATGACCAAGGTGTAGGAAAAACGAAAGTCAGCTTGGTATTAGTTCACGCGCAAGATCATTTAATGACATCAATGTTAGCCAGAGAGTTGGTGACAGAATTAATCGAGTTACATGAGAAGATAAAATAA
- the chbC gene encoding PTS N,N'-diacetylchitobiose transporter subunit IIC yields MSKFIGSLEKVLLPFAVKIGKQPHVNAIKNGFIRLMPLTLAGAMFVLINNVFLSFGDGSFFYSLGIRLDASTIETLNGFKAIGGNVYNGTLGIMSLMAPFFIGMALAEERKVDPIAAGLLSIAAFMTVTPYNAGGAYAVGANWLGGANIISGIIIGLVVAEMFTFIVRRNWVIRLPDSVPASVSRSFSALIPGFIILSVMGIVSWGLATYETNFHQIILDSISTPLASMGSVVGWAYVIFTSLLWFFGIHGSLALAALDSGIMTPWALENVSIYTEYGSVEAALAAGKTFHLWAKPMLDSFIFLGGTGATLGLILAIFIASRRADHRQVAKLALPAGLFQINEPIIFGLPVIMNPVMFIPFILIQPILAAITVTAYYLGIIPPVTNIAPWTMPTGLGAFFNTNGSIAALLLALFNLGVATLIYLPFVIISNKAQTEIEKEESEEDIANALKF; encoded by the coding sequence ATGAGTAAGTTTATTGGTTCACTTGAAAAGGTACTCCTTCCTTTTGCGGTTAAAATTGGAAAGCAACCTCACGTTAATGCGATTAAAAATGGCTTTATTCGTTTAATGCCATTAACCCTTGCAGGGGCAATGTTTGTACTTATCAATAACGTTTTTCTTAGTTTTGGTGATGGCTCCTTCTTTTATTCTTTAGGTATCCGCCTTGATGCATCAACAATAGAAACACTCAATGGTTTTAAAGCCATAGGTGGGAATGTCTATAATGGTACATTGGGTATAATGTCGTTGATGGCACCGTTCTTTATCGGAATGGCATTAGCAGAAGAGCGTAAAGTTGACCCGATTGCAGCAGGTTTACTTTCCATTGCAGCCTTTATGACAGTAACACCTTATAACGCAGGTGGTGCTTATGCAGTCGGCGCTAATTGGTTAGGTGGGGCAAATATTATTTCAGGTATCATTATTGGTCTTGTTGTGGCTGAAATGTTTACCTTTATTGTGCGTCGTAACTGGGTAATCCGTTTACCAGATAGCGTACCCGCGTCTGTTTCACGTTCATTCTCCGCATTAATTCCAGGCTTTATTATTTTATCAGTCATGGGGATTGTTTCGTGGGGATTAGCGACGTATGAAACGAACTTCCATCAAATTATTTTAGATTCTATCTCCACACCATTAGCATCAATGGGCTCTGTGGTTGGTTGGGCTTACGTTATCTTTACTTCTCTACTGTGGTTCTTTGGTATTCATGGATCACTCGCTCTTGCTGCACTTGATAGTGGCATTATGACGCCTTGGGCGTTAGAGAACGTGTCAATTTACACCGAATACGGTTCAGTGGAAGCGGCACTGGCAGCGGGTAAGACGTTCCACCTCTGGGCAAAACCAATGTTAGACTCCTTTATCTTCTTAGGCGGTACAGGGGCAACACTGGGACTTATTCTGGCTATCTTTATCGCATCTCGTCGTGCCGATCATCGCCAAGTGGCAAAACTGGCATTACCAGCAGGTTTATTCCAAATTAACGAACCGATTATTTTTGGTTTGCCTGTGATTATGAACCCAGTGATGTTTATTCCATTTATTCTTATTCAGCCTATTCTTGCTGCGATTACGGTGACGGCTTATTACTTAGGGATAATCCCACCAGTGACAAATATTGCGCCGTGGACAATGCCAACCGGACTAGGTGCTTTCTTTAATACCAACGGTAGTATTGCGGCACTGTTATTAGCACTGTTTAACTTGGGTGTTGCCACACTGATTTATCTTCCTTTCGTGATTATTTCAAATAAAGCGCAAACTGAAATTGAAAAAGAAGAAAGTGAAGAAGATATTGCCAATGCGTTGAAATTTTAA
- a CDS encoding PTS sugar transporter subunit IIB, with the protein MQKKYIYLFCSAGMSTSLLVTKMRAQAEKYEVPVVIEAFPETLAAQKGQDADLILLGPQISWMLPDIQKLLPNKPVEVIDSLLYGKVDGLGVLKAAVASIKKASATTN; encoded by the coding sequence ATGCAAAAGAAATATATTTACTTATTTTGTTCTGCTGGCATGTCAACATCTCTTCTCGTGACCAAAATGCGAGCACAAGCAGAAAAATATGAGGTGCCTGTGGTCATTGAAGCATTTCCTGAAACCTTAGCAGCACAAAAAGGACAGGATGCGGATCTGATTTTACTTGGTCCACAAATTAGCTGGATGCTGCCTGATATCCAAAAATTACTCCCTAATAAACCGGTCGAAGTGATCGATTCTTTGTTATACGGAAAAGTAGATGGCTTAGGTGTGTTAAAAGCCGCTGTCGCCTCTATTAAAAAAGCATCTGCAACAACAAATTAA